aagaaaagagaaatccaGTGCAGAAAATGCTGCTTAAAGCCATCAAAAGTAAAGGAATAACCATGCTCTgctttacaaagcactttctcaTCTACTGCCGTATTCAGTATTGATAAGGACTAAGGACATGTCATCCTGGGGACAgatttcatctccattttacaggaaaGACAATGGAGGCTCATGAAGCTTGGGTGTCTGACCAATGACCACAGATGTAATAAGTACAGGGTTAAGGTTTCTGCTCCCTGTTTTGCAATTTCCCAGTTGTTCCTCCCTGGTGCTTCTGACAATAGTCAACCTATAGCAAAGTGACACTGGCTCTGCGGGCCCTAACCATGTACACTTTTCTCCTTTTCCCATTTGACTTCTGCATGGACCACAGTCTCTACAAACCTATTTCTTTCTTACTTAGATGGAGAGGCCCCTGGAGCGAGGCAACATGACCGGGGTCCAGCAGTTTGTCTTGCTGGGCTTGTCCACGAGGCCAGAAGTAAGGGACGTCCTGTTTGCCATCTTCCTGACCCTCTACCTGCTGACCCTCCTGGAGAACTCGCTCACCGTCCTCCTCGTCTGCAGGCACAGTGAGCTCCACaagcccatgtacttcttcctgggCAACCTGAGCTGCCTGGAGATGTGCTACGTGTCGGTGACCATGCCCAGCCTGCTCGCGGGGCTGCGGACTGGACCCTGCCGCGTGCCCTTCACAGCCTGCATGACCCAGCTCTTCCTCTTCATCTCCCTCATCTGCACGGAGTGCTCCCTCCTGGCGTCCATGGCCTACGACCGCTACGTGGCTGTCTGCCGCCCACTCCACTACCCGCTGCTCATGAGGCCCCAGGTCTGCCTGGGCTTGGCTGTGGCTTCATGGCTTGGTGGGCTGCTGGTCTCAGTGGTCAAAACAGCATGCATCGCCAGCCTGTCCTACTGTGGCCCCAACGTCCTCAACCACTT
This genomic interval from Vicugna pacos chromosome 9, VicPac4, whole genome shotgun sequence contains the following:
- the LOC116282219 gene encoding olfactory receptor 6Z7-like, which codes for MERPLERGNMTGVQQFVLLGLSTRPEVRDVLFAIFLTLYLLTLLENSLTVLLVCRHSELHKPMYFFLGNLSCLEMCYVSVTMPSLLAGLRTGPCRVPFTACMTQLFLFISLICTECSLLASMAYDRYVAVCRPLHYPLLMRPQVCLGLAVASWLGGLLVSVVKTACIASLSYCGPNVLNHFFCDVSPLLSLSCTHVALTELVDFISAIVTFCGTLLVALALYAAIGRAVLRTPSLAARCKALSTCASLVVVGIFYSAVLSMYSRPSLAESTDLNKLLSVIYMVATPVCSPIVYGLRNRQVHAALRRTLHLRRVSPARTALFCS